The Peribacillus simplex genome contains a region encoding:
- a CDS encoding MFS transporter, with the protein MRETLVDERVSGTDKIWTRDFILICLANMCIFMGFQMTMPTLPLFVEQLGGDDRLVGAVLGIFTFSALLVRPFAGRLLETKGRRIVFSAGLAIFALSVGSFGFMGSIGLLFMMRIVQGVGWGFSSTASGTIASDIIPAKRRGEGMGYYGLSGNLALAFGPSLGLFLATVIPFQELFLICSLLGVFAIIAASLIRYQKVESDPSAAVRAKRFDIYEKSALQPSLLIFFISVTFGGIATFLPLYTAEKGVDGIQWYFLVYAMALMVTRLFAGRLYDRRGHRAIFVPSTLLIMAGMLLLAWMPSEAVLYMAAVLYGFGFGSVQPALQAWSIEKTPPNRKAMANATYFSFFDLGVGIGAIVFGQIGFLFGYRSIYITAAASIFISIIVYLCIIRSEDKIKSMERR; encoded by the coding sequence ATGAGGGAAACCTTAGTGGATGAACGGGTAAGCGGCACCGATAAAATCTGGACACGTGATTTCATCCTGATCTGTTTGGCAAATATGTGCATCTTCATGGGGTTTCAAATGACGATGCCGACCCTCCCGCTGTTTGTTGAGCAGCTTGGCGGTGACGACCGCCTGGTGGGGGCTGTCCTTGGAATCTTCACTTTTTCGGCCTTGCTTGTTCGGCCATTTGCCGGCAGATTATTGGAGACGAAGGGAAGACGCATCGTTTTTTCTGCCGGATTAGCCATTTTTGCATTGTCCGTGGGTTCCTTCGGGTTTATGGGGAGCATCGGCCTGTTATTCATGATGCGGATTGTACAGGGCGTCGGATGGGGATTTTCTTCAACGGCATCAGGAACGATTGCTTCCGATATAATTCCTGCGAAACGGCGTGGCGAGGGGATGGGGTATTATGGATTATCGGGGAACTTAGCACTTGCATTCGGGCCATCATTGGGTCTTTTTCTAGCTACCGTCATTCCGTTTCAAGAGCTGTTTTTGATTTGCTCTTTATTAGGAGTGTTTGCCATCATTGCAGCATCACTTATTCGGTATCAAAAAGTGGAAAGTGATCCTTCGGCGGCTGTCAGAGCCAAAAGGTTTGATATATATGAAAAAAGTGCCCTACAGCCATCTTTGCTCATTTTCTTCATCTCCGTTACCTTCGGTGGAATTGCAACCTTCCTTCCGCTATACACAGCGGAAAAAGGTGTAGATGGCATTCAGTGGTACTTTTTAGTATATGCAATGGCCCTCATGGTCACGAGGTTATTCGCGGGTCGATTATATGACCGAAGGGGACATCGAGCCATATTCGTGCCTTCAACATTACTCATCATGGCCGGGATGCTGCTGCTTGCGTGGATGCCGAGTGAAGCGGTCCTTTACATGGCAGCAGTGCTTTATGGATTTGGATTCGGTTCTGTCCAGCCGGCGCTGCAGGCATGGTCGATTGAAAAGACGCCACCAAATCGGAAGGCGATGGCGAATGCAACATACTTTTCATTTTTCGACCTTGGAGTGGGCATAGGTGCCATCGTGTTCGGGCAAATAGGCTTCCTCTTCGGCTATAGGAGCATCTATATCACGGCAGCGGCCTCGATTTTCATTTCAATAATCGTTTATTTATGCATCATCAGGAGCGAGGATAAAATAAAATCAATGGAAAGACGTTGA
- a CDS encoding excisionase family DNA-binding protein codes for MYLTVKETAEYLSMPESYIESLIVQNKIRTVHDGEQHLIFKDQFKMHLEQMEKYKKELADYYNEPIPEDIDVKDED; via the coding sequence ATGTACTTGACAGTAAAAGAGACTGCGGAATATCTATCGATGCCGGAATCATATATAGAAAGTTTGATCGTTCAAAATAAAATCCGTACCGTTCATGATGGTGAACAGCATTTGATTTTTAAAGATCAGTTTAAAATGCATCTCGAACAGATGGAGAAGTATAAGAAGGAATTGGCGGATTATTATAACGAACCCATCCCCGAAGATATCGATGTGAAGGATGAAGATTAG
- a CDS encoding amino acid ABC transporter ATP-binding protein: protein MIKVENLKKSFGDNDVLKNINAIVSPREVVVVIGPSGSGKSTFLRCINQLETITGGHIFIEGLDTTDKKVNINKVRTEVGMVFQHFNLFPHKTVLENIMLAPIKVRKISKEQASQRGMELLKKVGLAEKANAYPDSLSGGQKQRVAIARALAMEPKIMLFDEPTSALDPEMVGEVLEVMKQLAKEGMTMVVVTHEMGFAKEVGDRVIFMDEGYIIEENIPSEIFNNPQQERTKAFLSKVL from the coding sequence ATGATCAAGGTGGAGAATCTAAAGAAGTCATTTGGCGATAATGATGTATTGAAAAATATCAATGCAATCGTTTCCCCTCGGGAAGTAGTCGTGGTGATTGGTCCTTCTGGGTCGGGGAAATCCACTTTCCTCAGGTGTATCAATCAACTTGAAACGATAACGGGAGGCCATATTTTCATTGAAGGGCTTGATACGACAGACAAGAAGGTCAATATCAATAAAGTCCGGACGGAAGTTGGCATGGTATTTCAGCATTTTAACTTATTTCCACATAAGACTGTACTTGAGAATATAATGCTTGCGCCTATAAAGGTCCGCAAAATATCCAAAGAACAGGCTTCCCAAAGAGGGATGGAACTGCTTAAGAAAGTGGGACTTGCCGAGAAAGCGAACGCATATCCGGATTCATTATCGGGTGGGCAAAAGCAACGTGTCGCAATTGCCAGGGCGTTGGCGATGGAGCCCAAAATCATGCTATTCGACGAGCCGACTTCCGCTCTAGATCCGGAAATGGTCGGTGAAGTTCTTGAGGTCATGAAGCAACTGGCTAAAGAAGGCATGACCATGGTAGTTGTGACCCATGAGATGGGGTTTGCAAAAGAAGTTGGAGATCGCGTGATTTTCATGGACGAAGGTTATATTATTGAAGAAAATATTCCAAGTGAGATTTTTAATAATCCCCAGCAGGAAAGAACTAAAGCCTTTTTGAGTAAAGTACTTTAA
- a CDS encoding phage holin translates to MINWKVRLKNPTFIFTVLLPGLLILAQMVAAFINNFITPIGFTITDDALNGALGIINFIALTFFGVGGVVDHTTKGLSDSENARQYEEPK, encoded by the coding sequence ATGATCAACTGGAAAGTGCGTCTTAAGAATCCTACGTTTATATTCACGGTACTCCTTCCTGGGCTTTTAATATTGGCGCAGATGGTTGCCGCGTTCATAAACAATTTCATTACACCCATAGGCTTTACCATCACTGATGATGCATTGAACGGGGCTTTAGGCATCATTAACTTCATAGCGCTTACATTCTTTGGGGTCGGCGGTGTGGTCGATCATACCACTAAAGGTCTAAGTGACAGTGAAAATGCCCGACAATACGAGGAGCCTAAATAA
- a CDS encoding DUF2157 domain-containing protein has protein sequence MANKEITKKQFDFLEHEFNYLEKEGVISQQEKVRMLGSYNVKGNLNFITILLSIGALLLGLGVLTFVASNWIYLSKAVKFLLIIACLIGVNFAGVKVQARLPKTSRSLHYAGILIFGAGIFLVEQMFNISINFNSSFLLWAIGTVFIGYYLKDVFVLLFTSFLLFIYINGSIFVDETSYPLAILIFLPALYILLKKFDYPKYLTFFINALAINTIALFLMEFVPKLGFENSNTIVLSILFVLGIVLAYIPVRAKLQNITHIQGHILHGITALFLTFEFSIWFPLAYFVFLLYLILKGSLTSIVIICALIFRYYIYSFDFLPKSLTFIIGGIMLIGFGFFFENQRKKGGELNE, from the coding sequence TTGGCCAACAAAGAAATAACAAAAAAGCAATTCGATTTTCTTGAACATGAATTTAATTACCTTGAAAAGGAAGGAGTCATCTCCCAGCAAGAGAAAGTGAGGATGTTAGGTTCCTATAATGTAAAAGGCAATTTGAACTTCATCACTATTCTATTATCCATTGGGGCACTTCTTTTAGGTTTAGGCGTATTGACCTTCGTAGCCAGCAACTGGATCTATTTAAGTAAAGCGGTTAAATTCCTGCTTATCATTGCATGCCTCATCGGAGTGAACTTTGCTGGCGTTAAGGTGCAGGCACGCTTGCCCAAAACGTCACGAAGTCTGCATTATGCAGGTATCCTGATCTTTGGTGCAGGGATTTTTCTAGTCGAGCAGATGTTTAACATCAGCATCAATTTCAACAGTTCCTTTTTATTATGGGCGATCGGTACGGTATTCATTGGATACTATTTGAAGGATGTCTTTGTTCTCCTTTTTACATCTTTCCTGCTTTTCATTTATATTAACGGAAGTATATTCGTTGATGAAACGTCTTATCCGCTTGCCATTCTTATATTTCTACCGGCTTTATACATCCTGTTAAAGAAATTCGATTACCCTAAATATCTGACCTTTTTCATTAACGCTTTAGCCATCAATACAATTGCCTTATTTCTTATGGAATTCGTGCCGAAGCTGGGTTTTGAAAATTCGAATACGATTGTCCTATCCATTCTGTTTGTATTGGGAATCGTGCTTGCCTATATTCCGGTAAGAGCCAAATTACAAAACATCACACACATACAAGGGCATATCTTACACGGGATTACCGCACTCTTCCTTACCTTTGAGTTTTCTATCTGGTTTCCTTTAGCTTACTTCGTTTTTCTGCTTTATCTCATTCTAAAAGGCAGTTTGACCAGCATCGTGATAATATGTGCACTGATTTTCAGATATTACATCTACTCCTTTGACTTCCTGCCAAAATCGCTTACATTCATCATTGGTGGAATCATGCTTATCGGTTTTGGCTTCTTCTTTGAAAATCAACGAAAAAAAGGAGGGGAACTCAATGAGTAA
- a CDS encoding AI-2E family transporter — protein sequence MVKEYLQSEGFSRLITLIVLVLFLISIGSMVNIVLFTFVFTFLMGRLEQIIMIRLNKVMHINSKVVISFLYVVVISCLAIVLYKYLPVITLQFTELVTQIVFFFQHPPDSRVIQYAINIMNELKSPLDLQTQMNTLYLYISDFGKLAFQIFISMLLSLFFLLEKDKIIRFTSKFKRAKFKSFFINLSHFGVKFINSFGKVIEVQFLIAITNAVLSVTFLWILGFPQLLGLGIMIFFLGLIPVAGVIISLIPLSMIAYSIGGMPKVIAVLIMIVVIHAIESYILNPKFMSAKTNLPTFFTFIILLFSEHFLGIWGLIIGIPIFIFLLDMLDIEEGNMEVP from the coding sequence GTGGTAAAAGAGTATTTGCAAAGCGAAGGTTTTTCAAGGTTAATTACATTAATTGTGTTAGTCCTCTTTTTAATTAGCATCGGTAGTATGGTTAATATCGTGTTATTCACATTTGTTTTCACTTTCCTGATGGGAAGGCTGGAGCAAATTATCATGATTCGGCTGAATAAAGTGATGCATATCAATTCCAAGGTTGTTATAAGCTTTTTATATGTAGTCGTCATTTCTTGTTTAGCCATCGTTCTTTATAAATATCTACCGGTCATTACGCTACAATTCACGGAATTAGTGACACAGATCGTTTTCTTCTTTCAACATCCACCAGATAGCAGGGTCATTCAATATGCCATTAATATAATGAACGAGCTGAAATCTCCGCTCGATCTTCAAACACAGATGAATACACTCTATCTTTATATATCCGATTTCGGTAAACTGGCATTTCAAATTTTCATTTCCATGTTGCTTAGTCTATTTTTCTTATTGGAAAAGGATAAAATCATTCGTTTCACTTCTAAATTCAAGCGGGCCAAATTTAAATCTTTCTTTATAAACTTAAGCCACTTTGGCGTCAAATTCATCAATTCATTCGGAAAGGTGATTGAGGTCCAGTTCTTGATAGCCATCACGAATGCCGTCCTATCTGTAACTTTCTTATGGATTCTTGGCTTCCCGCAGTTGCTCGGTCTAGGGATCATGATTTTCTTCCTGGGTTTGATTCCTGTTGCAGGGGTCATCATCTCCCTCATTCCACTTAGCATGATTGCCTATAGTATCGGCGGCATGCCCAAAGTGATTGCTGTATTAATCATGATTGTTGTGATCCATGCAATTGAAAGCTATATTTTAAATCCGAAATTCATGTCGGCAAAAACAAATCTTCCAACATTTTTCACCTTCATCATCCTACTGTTTTCCGAGCATTTCCTTGGGATATGGGGATTGATCATCGGAATACCGATCTTCATCTTCCTGTTGGATATGTTGGATATTGAAGAGGGGAATATGGAAGTTCCATAA
- a CDS encoding amino acid ABC transporter permease yields MSFRWDIIFEYAPFLLKGTLLTIGLSVSSILIGTFLGLMIGLGKLMRNKVLAFPFYCYVTVFRGTPLLVQIFLIHFGIVPFFTGETNAVTAGVIALSLNAAAYIAEIFRAGIQSIDKGQMEGARSLGMTHIQTMIHVVLPQAFKRMIPPLGNEFIVLLKDSSLLCVIAAPELMYWGKAMGSQYFKVWEPYLACAFIYLFLTLILSFVLNRLERRLKTE; encoded by the coding sequence ATGAGTTTTCGCTGGGATATTATTTTTGAATATGCTCCTTTCTTATTAAAAGGAACGTTGCTTACAATTGGGCTGTCGGTTTCCTCCATCCTCATCGGAACTTTTTTGGGGCTAATGATCGGTTTAGGGAAACTCATGAGAAACAAAGTGCTTGCCTTTCCATTTTACTGCTATGTCACGGTTTTTCGAGGAACACCGCTTTTAGTTCAAATCTTTTTAATCCATTTTGGAATTGTACCCTTTTTTACTGGTGAAACGAATGCAGTGACTGCCGGTGTCATTGCTTTATCTTTAAATGCAGCTGCATATATTGCCGAAATTTTCCGGGCGGGCATTCAATCCATCGATAAAGGGCAAATGGAAGGGGCGCGTTCATTGGGAATGACCCATATCCAAACAATGATACATGTTGTATTGCCCCAAGCTTTCAAACGAATGATTCCTCCGTTAGGAAATGAATTCATCGTATTATTGAAGGATTCATCCCTGCTTTGTGTCATTGCTGCCCCGGAATTGATGTATTGGGGGAAAGCGATGGGGAGTCAGTACTTTAAAGTGTGGGAGCCATACTTGGCGTGTGCCTTCATCTATTTATTCCTGACCCTCATTTTAAGTTTCGTATTAAATAGACTCGAAAGAAGGTTGAAAACAGAATGA
- a CDS encoding DUF1700 domain-containing protein gives MNKEQFLKQLNASLTRLSLEEREDILQDYEEYFVIGMEEGKSEQEISKSLGNPKQISKDLMASYHLGQVEQTTSAGNVMRAVWAVIGLGFFNLVIVLGPFIALIGVVIAGWASAIAFILAPFGVLFNLAIGNFQLFDLFFALGLCGIGIFIAMGMFVATNALTKGFVRYLKFNASLVKGGLKND, from the coding sequence ATGAATAAAGAACAATTTTTAAAACAATTGAATGCTTCATTAACCAGACTTTCCTTAGAGGAACGGGAAGATATCCTTCAAGATTACGAAGAGTATTTCGTAATTGGAATGGAAGAAGGAAAGTCAGAGCAGGAAATCTCAAAATCCCTTGGGAATCCTAAACAGATTTCCAAGGACCTGATGGCATCCTATCATCTTGGCCAGGTCGAACAAACGACTTCTGCAGGTAATGTTATGCGGGCGGTTTGGGCAGTCATTGGTTTGGGATTCTTTAATTTAGTGATCGTTTTGGGACCATTTATAGCATTGATCGGAGTTGTCATTGCAGGATGGGCTTCGGCGATCGCGTTCATTCTTGCTCCGTTTGGCGTCCTTTTTAACCTTGCGATAGGCAATTTTCAATTATTCGATCTTTTCTTCGCATTGGGACTATGCGGGATTGGCATTTTCATTGCCATGGGAATGTTTGTCGCTACGAATGCCTTAACTAAAGGATTCGTTCGCTATTTAAAATTTAACGCTTCCCTTGTGAAAGGCGGTTTGAAAAATGATTAA
- a CDS encoding basic amino acid ABC transporter substrate-binding protein, protein MKKVSFLVFAMVASLLLVLTGCGKGKEVSTTGKEEESNGKTLRIVTDANYAPFEYLEGDKIVGFDVDFINAVAKEAGYEVKLESVGWDPIFVEIEGKRADVAISAITVNDERKQSYDFSVPYFLSTNKILVPENSDIKSGDELKGNVIAVQTGTTGQEATEKLLGKNHKDIKKFENNNLAIQELLKGGASAVVADNTVVEEYVKNNPDQKLKVVEDSKSFNEEFYGLMFPKGSELKSEFDKAVNAIYENGKYAEIYKKWFGTDPDIETLKAQQ, encoded by the coding sequence TTGAAGAAGGTTTCTTTTTTAGTGTTTGCCATGGTTGCTTCTTTGTTACTAGTCTTGACAGGATGCGGGAAGGGTAAGGAAGTCTCGACAACTGGTAAAGAAGAAGAGTCCAATGGGAAAACACTCAGGATCGTGACGGACGCCAACTATGCTCCATTTGAATATCTTGAAGGAGATAAGATCGTAGGATTCGATGTTGATTTCATCAATGCCGTGGCAAAAGAAGCGGGTTATGAAGTTAAATTGGAAAGTGTCGGTTGGGATCCGATTTTTGTTGAAATCGAAGGTAAGAGAGCGGATGTCGCCATATCTGCGATTACAGTGAATGACGAAAGAAAACAATCTTATGACTTCTCTGTTCCGTATTTCTTATCCACAAACAAGATTCTCGTTCCTGAGAATAGTGATATAAAATCAGGGGATGAATTAAAAGGAAACGTCATTGCCGTTCAGACTGGTACTACTGGACAGGAAGCGACAGAGAAACTCCTTGGAAAGAATCACAAGGATATCAAAAAATTCGAAAATAATAACCTGGCCATTCAGGAATTACTAAAAGGCGGAGCTTCGGCTGTCGTAGCTGATAATACGGTCGTTGAAGAATATGTGAAAAATAACCCCGATCAAAAACTGAAAGTCGTTGAAGATAGCAAAAGCTTCAATGAGGAGTTTTATGGTCTTATGTTCCCAAAAGGAAGTGAATTGAAATCGGAGTTCGATAAAGCCGTGAATGCCATTTATGAAAATGGGAAATATGCAGAAATCTATAAAAAGTGGTTTGGTACTGATCCAGATATTGAAACCTTGAAAGCACAACAATAA
- a CDS encoding C40 family peptidase → MSYSLPVSKWLAAIVLIGALLMAFIFSPANASASINYGEEVAALAKKQVGSKYKYGGTTPKGFDASGLTQYVYKNAATEMKIPRTSAEQYKTGKAVNQKDLKAGDLVFYATGKKGQVSFVGIYYGNGTFVGTTTKGVKVVKMSDKYWKEKYIGAKRVIK, encoded by the coding sequence ATGAGTTATAGTTTACCAGTTTCAAAATGGCTTGCGGCCATAGTTTTAATCGGGGCATTATTGATGGCATTCATTTTCAGTCCGGCTAATGCTTCAGCCTCTATCAATTATGGTGAGGAAGTTGCCGCTTTGGCAAAGAAGCAGGTTGGAAGCAAGTATAAATATGGGGGGACGACACCAAAAGGGTTTGATGCCAGCGGTCTTACCCAGTATGTATATAAAAATGCCGCGACGGAAATGAAGATTCCAAGAACGAGCGCGGAACAGTATAAAACCGGAAAGGCCGTGAACCAAAAAGATTTAAAAGCGGGCGATTTGGTCTTCTATGCGACAGGTAAGAAAGGGCAGGTCTCTTTTGTGGGAATCTATTATGGAAATGGTACATTTGTCGGGACCACCACCAAAGGGGTCAAGGTGGTCAAAATGAGTGATAAGTATTGGAAAGAAAAATATATTGGGGCAAAACGGGTCATTAAATAA
- a CDS encoding DUF4097 family beta strand repeat-containing protein, producing MINVKKLSIIALVLLLVGVIGSLFTFSQVTNKETTTEEKTISEIVTDIQIDTDNANVEIVPTKDKETRIELVSKGMDVSKLDFTADVEGKKLSVQLKDRRTFSFGFHIQSIHLKVYVPDESYKSFVIESDNGKLQLSGLKSENLNVKSQNGRVELKDIITEKVEVKSANGKVDLNNVEGKLVGSSNNGKITLVTKDLDREIDFESNNGKIMIKTENEPTNTTFDVHVDNGRVDILGKYEGDTVIGKGENLVKLETNNGKIEITK from the coding sequence ATGATTAATGTAAAAAAATTATCGATCATTGCACTTGTATTGTTACTGGTCGGAGTAATAGGAAGTCTGTTTACTTTTTCCCAAGTGACGAATAAGGAAACGACTACAGAGGAAAAAACGATTTCGGAGATCGTGACGGACATTCAGATCGACACGGACAATGCAAATGTTGAAATCGTTCCAACGAAGGATAAGGAGACCAGGATAGAATTGGTTTCAAAAGGGATGGATGTTTCCAAGTTGGATTTCACTGCCGATGTGGAAGGAAAGAAGCTTTCGGTACAATTAAAGGATCGACGTACCTTTAGCTTTGGTTTTCATATTCAATCCATACATCTAAAGGTGTATGTGCCTGATGAATCTTATAAATCCTTTGTCATCGAATCCGATAATGGAAAATTGCAATTATCAGGATTGAAAAGTGAAAATCTGAATGTGAAATCTCAAAATGGCCGGGTGGAATTAAAGGATATAATTACCGAAAAAGTTGAAGTGAAATCTGCTAATGGAAAAGTAGACCTTAATAATGTGGAGGGAAAACTGGTTGGGTCATCGAATAACGGTAAAATTACTTTGGTCACGAAAGACTTGGATAGGGAGATCGACTTCGAAAGTAATAATGGTAAAATCATGATCAAAACGGAGAATGAACCGACAAATACAACTTTCGATGTTCATGTTGACAATGGAAGAGTGGATATCCTTGGTAAGTATGAGGGCGATACTGTCATTGGCAAAGGTGAGAACTTAGTGAAATTGGAAACGAATAATGGGAAAATCGAGATAACGAAATAG
- a CDS encoding PadR family transcriptional regulator — protein sequence MNVQFKKGVLELCVLVLLDKQDRYGYELVQKISDQIEISEGSVYPLLRRLTKEEYFTTYLQESTEGPPRKYYKLTEKGRRYLQELLTEWHEFSNGVNQLIKEGVNQ from the coding sequence ATGAATGTACAATTTAAGAAAGGTGTCCTGGAACTGTGTGTCCTGGTCTTACTGGATAAGCAGGATCGCTATGGATATGAACTTGTACAGAAGATATCGGATCAAATTGAAATATCGGAAGGATCGGTATATCCACTTTTACGTCGCTTGACGAAGGAGGAGTATTTTACGACATATTTACAAGAATCAACAGAAGGGCCTCCTCGCAAGTATTATAAATTAACCGAAAAAGGCCGGAGATACCTTCAAGAGCTGCTGACGGAATGGCATGAATTTTCCAATGGGGTCAATCAATTAATCAAGGAAGGTGTGAACCAATGA
- a CDS encoding GDYXXLXY domain-containing protein yields the protein MSNPSFRPLIVFSIPVLILLVLAFPPVWTTMTGDVIKIKTAPVDPTDLFRGSYIALKYEIESVKPSQVDDSIKTGFNERNMGDYKKVYVRLKQNTDGLYVVDYVTKEKPTKGVYLKGELEIPYELQNAATIQIRYGLDNYFASEEKAKEMEKDALANPSVAVVKVRNGNVVLTDIIIE from the coding sequence ATGAGTAATCCATCATTCCGGCCACTCATCGTATTTTCCATTCCAGTCTTGATTCTGTTAGTCTTGGCGTTTCCTCCGGTCTGGACAACAATGACAGGAGACGTAATCAAGATCAAAACAGCACCGGTCGATCCGACTGACTTGTTTAGGGGCAGCTATATAGCTTTGAAATACGAAATTGAATCCGTTAAGCCATCACAAGTCGATGACTCGATTAAAACCGGGTTCAATGAAAGAAATATGGGCGATTATAAAAAGGTATATGTACGTTTAAAACAAAACACTGATGGACTTTACGTGGTTGATTACGTAACGAAAGAAAAACCCACCAAAGGCGTTTACCTAAAAGGCGAATTGGAAATCCCATATGAACTGCAAAATGCGGCAACCATTCAGATCAGATACGGTCTGGACAATTATTTCGCATCTGAAGAAAAGGCAAAGGAAATGGAGAAAGATGCATTGGCCAATCCTTCAGTGGCCGTCGTAAAAGTTCGCAATGGCAATGTTGTTTTAACCGATATCATCATTGAATGA
- a CDS encoding sensor domain-containing diguanylate cyclase → MKFNKLSLDIFKYMIFTRKKREKDYLKKGFEEQKKVFNIVESSRDIIYCYESIPSSKFRYLSPSINTLLGQGVLEEAYNDPFSPFERIHPDDFDILNEKIYVGIDYTKPVIQRWRDIEGNYWWFEEYATPIYEEEKLVAVQGIIRNIDERVRFIQDIEYQMSHDPLTNIHNRQFFDKISAKSNLDFDTPVAMILCDLDDLKFMNDTYGHKKGDELIKEAANLLKRIFLDIAVVARVGGDEFAILLIDRSKREVESLCELLKEEILLQNSLKKGPHISMSFGHAYRSHSKGNMDSLFMEADQKMFQDKRRRKEQKLVRAGR, encoded by the coding sequence ATGAAATTCAATAAGTTGTCATTGGATATATTTAAATATATGATCTTCACTCGCAAGAAAAGGGAAAAGGACTATCTGAAGAAAGGATTCGAAGAGCAAAAAAAGGTTTTTAATATAGTGGAAAGTTCTAGGGATATTATCTACTGCTACGAATCAATCCCAAGTTCCAAATTCAGATATCTAAGTCCATCCATCAATACGCTTTTAGGTCAAGGAGTCTTGGAAGAAGCATACAATGACCCTTTCTCGCCTTTTGAAAGGATACATCCTGATGACTTTGATATCCTAAATGAAAAGATATACGTTGGGATTGATTATACTAAGCCTGTCATTCAACGCTGGAGAGATATCGAGGGGAATTATTGGTGGTTCGAGGAATATGCTACACCTATATATGAAGAAGAGAAATTGGTAGCCGTTCAAGGAATCATCCGGAATATTGATGAAAGAGTGAGATTCATACAGGATATTGAGTATCAAATGTCCCATGACCCATTAACGAATATCCATAATAGACAGTTTTTCGATAAAATATCTGCCAAATCCAATCTTGATTTTGACACTCCGGTTGCCATGATATTGTGTGATCTAGATGATCTGAAATTTATGAATGATACGTATGGTCATAAGAAAGGGGATGAATTGATTAAAGAAGCGGCCAATCTATTGAAACGGATTTTCTTGGACATCGCTGTTGTAGCAAGAGTGGGAGGCGATGAGTTTGCCATTCTGCTGATTGATAGAAGCAAGCGAGAAGTAGAATCTCTTTGTGAATTATTAAAGGAAGAAATCCTTCTGCAAAACTCCCTAAAAAAAGGCCCTCACATCAGTATGTCATTCGGGCATGCTTACCGTTCGCATTCCAAAGGGAATATGGATAGCCTATTCATGGAAGCGGATCAAAAAATGTTTCAAGATAAACGGCGAAGAAAAGAACAGAAACTCGTTCGGGCTGGTAGATGA